Proteins from a genomic interval of Candidatus Gracilibacteria bacterium:
- the thrS gene encoding threonine--tRNA ligase, whose amino-acid sequence MDKQAKLERIRHSLSHLMSMAIMEKKYPQAGLGVGPSIENGFYQDYDLPESLSETDFGWIEKKMRGMIHKKIDFKQSDSDFASALKFYKHDPYKTEMIKDLKAKGEKKLSFYDSDGFHNLCAGPHVENTSEINPEAFKIMSVAGAYWRGDEKNKMLTRLYGVAFETKEELDDYLAQLEEAKKRDHRKLGMELDLFQFHEISPGAAFYHPKGAIIFNELTAFLRREYRKRGYSEVVTPLVYDKSLWEQSGHWEHYRENMFLMEVDGKEASLKPMNCPSHMLMFKMRTRSYRDLPLRIADFAMLHRNELRGALGGMTRVRKFCMDDAHIFVGLDQLDEEIMRCIDFTQYVYKLFGFDFHVMLSTRPEKSMGSEEQWNTAEKALEKALKAAKIPYEINAGDGAFYGPKIDFRIHDCLKREWQCATIQVDFQMPLRFELKYEAQDGKLHTPIVLHRALLGSLERFLAILTEHYAGAFPFWLAPVQMRLLPLGENFNDYAVEVKNKLFEAGYRVEVDDSNQTLGKKIREAETLKIPVMGIIGEKEAAAHSITLRYYGQRQQDVLSVEQVIEKYKDAVPK is encoded by the coding sequence ATGGATAAACAAGCAAAACTGGAACGCATTCGCCACTCCCTTTCTCACCTCATGAGCATGGCGATCATGGAGAAAAAATATCCGCAGGCCGGATTGGGCGTGGGGCCATCGATTGAGAATGGGTTTTATCAAGATTACGATTTACCGGAGAGCCTTTCGGAAACGGATTTTGGATGGATTGAGAAAAAAATGCGCGGCATGATTCATAAAAAAATCGATTTCAAGCAAAGCGATTCGGATTTTGCGAGTGCATTGAAATTCTACAAACACGATCCGTATAAAACCGAAATGATCAAAGACCTCAAGGCCAAAGGCGAAAAAAAATTGAGTTTTTACGATTCCGATGGATTTCACAATCTTTGCGCCGGGCCTCATGTGGAAAATACAAGTGAGATCAATCCCGAAGCGTTTAAAATCATGAGTGTGGCGGGTGCGTATTGGCGCGGGGATGAAAAAAATAAAATGCTCACGCGGCTTTACGGCGTGGCATTCGAAACCAAAGAAGAGCTCGATGATTATTTGGCTCAATTGGAAGAAGCCAAAAAACGTGATCATCGAAAACTCGGCATGGAGCTCGACTTATTTCAATTTCATGAAATTTCTCCCGGGGCCGCGTTTTATCATCCCAAGGGTGCGATTATTTTCAACGAACTCACCGCCTTTCTTCGCCGCGAATACCGCAAACGCGGGTACAGCGAAGTGGTCACTCCTCTCGTGTACGACAAATCGTTGTGGGAGCAAAGCGGACATTGGGAACACTACCGTGAAAATATGTTTTTGATGGAAGTGGATGGCAAAGAAGCGTCTCTCAAGCCCATGAATTGTCCGTCGCACATGCTTATGTTTAAGATGAGAACGCGCAGTTATCGGGATCTCCCGTTGCGCATTGCGGATTTTGCCATGTTGCATCGTAATGAGTTGCGCGGAGCGCTGGGCGGAATGACACGGGTGCGCAAATTCTGCATGGATGACGCACACATTTTTGTGGGGCTCGACCAACTCGATGAAGAAATCATGCGTTGTATCGATTTCACGCAATATGTTTATAAATTGTTCGGGTTTGATTTTCATGTGATGTTGTCCACGCGTCCGGAAAAATCCATGGGATCCGAAGAACAATGGAATACCGCGGAAAAAGCCCTTGAAAAAGCGCTTAAGGCCGCCAAAATTCCTTACGAGATCAATGCCGGAGACGGGGCCTTTTATGGTCCTAAAATCGACTTCCGTATCCACGACTGTTTGAAGCGCGAATGGCAATGCGCCACCATCCAAGTCGACTTCCAGATGCCTCTCCGATTTGAACTCAAATACGAGGCTCAAGACGGAAAATTGCATACGCCGATTGTGTTGCATCGCGCTTTACTGGGCTCGCTCGAACGCTTTTTGGCGATCTTGACCGAACACTACGCAGGCGCTTTCCCCTTCTGGCTTGCACCGGTGCAAATGCGTCTCTTGCCACTCGGTGAAAACTTCAATGACTATGCGGTTGAGGTCAAAAATAAGCTTTTTGAAGCCGGCTATCGCGTGGAAGTGGATGATAGCAACCAGACCCTTGGCAAAAAAATCCGTGAAGCGGAAACCCTCAAAATCCCGGTCATGGGCATTATTGGTGAAAAAGAAGCTGCAGCTCACTCCATCACGCTCCGCTACTACGGGCAACGCCAACAAGACGTGCTCAGCGTGGAGCAAGTGATTGAAAAATATAAGGATGCGGTGCCCAAATAG
- a CDS encoding class I SAM-dependent methyltransferase, translating into MKCKICHHSGDYPTHQVQEMMFGFKDFFTYFECLNCGCLQIAEFPKDVSKYYPPDYCSFSPFSKNPVKRWLKKQRDAYALFHKGFFKKWLHSKFPNEILEKVSRLPLTKTSNILDVGCGIGSVLYSLRNLGFMNTTGVDPFIDHEITYSNGLKIFKKTLSEMQGTWDFILFHHSFEHIPNPQETIQAVSRLLAPGGICMISIPVFPSFAWEHYGSNWVQWDAPRHFFLHSVKSLKWLLNTANLHLQSIVYDSTDFQFWGSEQYLKGIPLKDPHSYGVNPKASLFSKKTIREFQQKALALNATNKGDQATFYITKNPITKN; encoded by the coding sequence ATGAAATGTAAAATTTGCCATCATTCCGGGGATTATCCCACCCACCAAGTTCAAGAAATGATGTTTGGATTCAAAGACTTTTTTACTTATTTTGAGTGCCTAAATTGCGGGTGCTTACAAATCGCCGAATTCCCCAAAGATGTGTCCAAATATTATCCTCCGGACTATTGCAGTTTTTCTCCTTTTTCAAAAAATCCCGTCAAACGATGGCTGAAAAAACAAAGGGATGCTTATGCTCTTTTTCATAAAGGTTTTTTTAAAAAATGGCTCCATTCGAAATTCCCGAATGAAATCTTAGAAAAAGTATCTCGATTGCCCCTCACGAAAACTTCAAATATTTTAGATGTGGGGTGCGGAATCGGATCCGTTCTTTATTCTTTGAGAAATCTAGGTTTCATGAATACCACGGGAGTCGACCCTTTTATCGATCACGAAATCACGTATTCCAACGGGTTAAAAATTTTCAAAAAAACTCTTTCCGAAATGCAAGGGACTTGGGATTTTATTCTTTTTCATCACTCTTTTGAACACATTCCCAATCCACAAGAAACGATTCAAGCGGTTTCCCGTCTTTTGGCTCCGGGGGGAATTTGTATGATCAGCATTCCTGTTTTTCCTTCTTTTGCATGGGAACATTATGGATCGAATTGGGTTCAATGGGATGCGCCTCGCCATTTTTTTCTTCACTCCGTAAAAAGCCTTAAATGGCTTTTGAATACGGCTAATCTTCATTTACAAAGCATCGTTTACGATTCCACCGATTTTCAGTTTTGGGGCAGCGAACAATATCTCAAAGGAATCCCGTTGAAAGATCCCCATTCTTACGGAGTAAATCCGAAAGCTTCGCTTTTTTCAAAAAAAACAATCCGCGAATTTCAACAAAAAGCCTTGGCTTTGAATGCAACGAATAAAGGAGATCAAGCCACGTTTTATATTACAAAAAACCCCATCACTAAAAATTAA
- a CDS encoding PrsW family glutamic-type intramembrane protease: MSWPLIQSILSSPLFQIPVCFLLACVPAYIWGYIFYTKQPEPRRWVAYTFIAGIVSVIPIMLYKMSWRFFPNLNIFSYTEKMNTNIFGFTDLLYVSVGGVLAFMFVGVLEEYMKNIAVRVTDRKQLHQIDDAIEFCIIAALGFAFVENIMYFFYIWSYQGFESLFTSFIFRSVFSTFAHILFSGIFGYYYGVAHFAKPILQEEMRQNRHPLLNWFHKGVHLKVSPVFAEEKMMEGLVLAMGLHAMFNIFLEAGWTFIIVPYLIGGYSLLSYLFNKKENHKAYDKLMVTEEDL; this comes from the coding sequence GTGTCCTGGCCTCTCATTCAATCCATCTTATCCTCACCCCTTTTCCAGATCCCGGTTTGTTTTCTCCTTGCCTGCGTTCCGGCGTACATTTGGGGTTATATTTTTTACACCAAACAGCCCGAGCCCAGACGATGGGTGGCTTACACCTTTATCGCCGGCATTGTTTCCGTGATCCCCATCATGCTTTACAAGATGAGTTGGCGCTTTTTCCCCAACCTGAACATTTTCAGTTACACGGAAAAAATGAACACCAATATTTTTGGATTTACGGATCTTCTCTACGTATCGGTTGGCGGGGTGTTGGCTTTTATGTTTGTGGGAGTTTTGGAAGAATACATGAAAAATATCGCGGTTCGTGTCACGGACCGAAAACAATTGCATCAAATCGACGACGCCATTGAGTTTTGCATCATCGCGGCGCTCGGGTTCGCCTTCGTGGAAAACATCATGTATTTCTTTTACATTTGGAGTTATCAGGGCTTTGAAAGTTTGTTCACCTCTTTTATTTTTCGGTCGGTTTTTTCAACCTTTGCTCACATTTTGTTTTCCGGAATTTTTGGTTATTACTATGGGGTCGCTCATTTTGCCAAGCCTATTTTGCAAGAAGAAATGCGCCAAAATCGTCACCCCTTGCTGAATTGGTTTCATAAGGGTGTACACTTAAAAGTATCTCCGGTTTTTGCCGAAGAAAAAATGATGGAAGGATTGGTTCTGGCCATGGGTTTGCACGCAATGTTTAATATTTTCCTGGAAGCCGGTTGGACATTCATTATTGTGCCCTACCTCATCGGCGGCTACAGTTTGCTTTCGTATTTGTTCAATAAAAAAGAAAACCACAAGGCCTACGATAAATTGATGGTGACGGAAGAGGATTTGTAA